In Candidatus Margulisiibacteriota bacterium, the following proteins share a genomic window:
- a CDS encoding DNA-directed RNA polymerase subunit alpha → MVTIGEKPWVKVAEVSDSFGKFVVEPLPRGYGQTLGNPLRRILLSSLPGAAVTAVKIDGVSHEFSTISGVTEDVLHIILNLKELVIKSHSDQPKTVTLKAKGAGEVKAGDIEHDDEIEIINKDLVLANLDSNGKLSMELIVERGHGYVSSARNKKASLPVGFIPTDSIFTPVVKVNIATEEVRVGQEINYDRLVMTVWTNGSIRPDEAVKESAKILARHVDLFVHVGEKSEALNLELGGKEDSPSAVLDMSVEDLEFSSRSLNCLKKAGIKTVGELMTYSEPELMKLDNFGEKSLTEVRARLSEYKLHLKGESGE, encoded by the coding sequence ATGGTAACTATTGGAGAGAAGCCATGGGTCAAGGTGGCTGAAGTTTCGGACAGTTTCGGTAAATTCGTGGTGGAGCCGCTGCCGAGGGGCTATGGCCAGACCCTGGGCAATCCCTTGCGCCGGATCCTGCTTTCTTCGCTGCCGGGTGCGGCCGTGACCGCGGTTAAGATCGACGGCGTGTCGCACGAGTTTTCGACCATCAGCGGGGTGACCGAAGACGTTTTGCACATCATTTTGAACCTGAAAGAACTGGTTATTAAGTCCCATTCCGACCAGCCGAAGACCGTCACCCTTAAAGCTAAGGGGGCGGGCGAGGTTAAGGCCGGCGACATCGAGCATGACGATGAGATCGAGATCATCAATAAAGATCTGGTCCTGGCGAATCTTGATTCCAACGGCAAACTTTCCATGGAGCTGATCGTCGAACGCGGCCATGGCTATGTTTCTTCCGCCCGGAACAAAAAAGCCAGTCTGCCGGTTGGCTTTATCCCGACCGATTCGATCTTTACCCCGGTGGTCAAGGTCAACATCGCGACCGAAGAGGTCCGCGTCGGTCAAGAGATCAACTATGATCGTTTGGTCATGACCGTTTGGACCAACGGCAGCATTCGGCCCGACGAAGCGGTCAAAGAAAGCGCCAAGATCCTGGCCCGCCACGTCGATCTGTTTGTTCATGTCGGTGAAAAGTCCGAAGCGCTCAACCTGGAACTGGGCGGGAAGGAAGATTCTCCTTCCGCCGTTCTCGACATGAGCGTTGAAGACCTGGAATTCTCTTCGCGGTCCCTCAACTGCCTGAAAAAGGCGGGGATCAAGACCGTTGGGGAGCTGATGACCTATTCCGAACCGGAACTGATGAAGCTCGATAACTTCGGCGAGAAATCACTGACCGAAGTCCGGGCGCGGCTGTCGGAATACAAATTGCATCTAAAAGGAGAGTCGGGAGAATGA
- the rplQ gene encoding 50S ribosomal protein L17, producing the protein MRHRKGNSKLSKPADQRMAMLRSIVRSLFLYGHVNVTLTRAKEARRMAEKLITCTKSNDLFSRRKAESVLHDKAVVTTIFKSFPERFEGRAGGYTRIIKIGRRLGDAAPLARLELV; encoded by the coding sequence ATGAGACACCGGAAAGGCAACAGTAAATTAAGTAAGCCGGCCGACCAGCGGATGGCGATGCTCCGCTCGATCGTCAGATCGCTTTTTCTCTACGGCCATGTCAACGTCACTTTGACCAGGGCGAAAGAAGCCCGGCGGATGGCGGAGAAGCTGATCACCTGCACAAAGTCTAACGACCTCTTTTCCCGCCGCAAAGCGGAAAGCGTGTTGCACGACAAAGCCGTGGTCACGACAATTTTTAAGAGTTTTCCGGAAAGGTTCGAAGGTCGAGCGGGCGGTTACACCCGCATTATTAAAATCGGCCGTCGCTTGGGAGATGCCGCTCCTCTGGCCCGGCTGGAATTGGTATAA
- the rplM gene encoding 50S ribosomal protein L13, with protein sequence MKKNNTIFANNKMIKRKWYRIDATGKVLGRLATKASVYLRGKHKTLYTPQTDCGDYIVVVNADKVKVTGNKLKAKTYFTHSGYPGGDKTVILEKMLQTKPEKVIRLAIEGMIPHTRLGAQIIRKLKVFTGTPAQYAKIPELEV encoded by the coding sequence ATGAAAAAGAACAACACGATATTCGCTAACAACAAGATGATCAAGAGAAAATGGTACCGGATCGACGCGACCGGCAAGGTCCTGGGCCGGCTCGCGACCAAAGCCTCCGTCTATTTACGCGGGAAGCATAAGACCCTTTATACTCCCCAGACCGATTGCGGCGATTACATTGTCGTCGTCAATGCCGATAAGGTTAAGGTTACCGGGAATAAGCTCAAAGCTAAGACTTATTTTACCCACTCCGGCTATCCGGGCGGGGACAAAACGGTCATCCTGGAAAAGATGCTCCAGACCAAGCCGGAAAAGGTCATTCGCCTGGCGATTGAAGGGATGATCCCCCACACCAGGCTTGGTGCGCAAATTATCAGAAAATTGAAAGTGTTCACCGGAACCCCAGCCCAATACGCGAAAATTCCTGAACTTGAGGTGTAA
- a CDS encoding DUF2779 domain-containing protein, whose product MGPLITKSLYKDGLRCLKLLWFKVHRRAELKKPDLALRAVMNDGRRVEEMARLNFPDGILIKSSYDKAEVDANSRAALQLRKPLFEAGFLIDNAYARADILLPVGEDEWDLIEVKSSTDTKAEHYYDVGFQKYVYQSAGLKIGRCYLMHINRGYVKNGDLDVKALFAKKDISEKVDEILPEVPENVAAMIDILDKESPNISPGRQCEELRDCPLESDCWSFLPVQDDVFTLHRGVKSAFDLVEQGVFDLKNVPADFNLTDKQAIQIAAIKNGRPHIDPPALERFFAKLQYPLYFLDFETIAPVIPIYDQTTPYDEVPFQFSLHVIDREGVAPRHLSFLADGAVDPRPEVLRRLKIDLGTAGTILAYYAQYEMKIIMNCCQAYPEFLDHFKAVEKRFVDLLEVFQDFAFYHPGQEGKLSLKKVLPILAGKSYQGLRIEDGRTASLEYYRVTFNPKVEPADRAEIRRALEVYCELDTQAMIDILLALKKAAETAKLSEK is encoded by the coding sequence ATGGGCCCGTTAATCACCAAATCACTTTACAAGGACGGACTCCGCTGTCTGAAACTCCTCTGGTTCAAGGTCCACCGTCGCGCTGAACTCAAAAAGCCTGATCTGGCGCTCCGGGCCGTCATGAACGACGGCCGCCGGGTGGAAGAAATGGCCCGGTTGAATTTTCCCGATGGAATTCTTATCAAATCCAGCTACGACAAGGCCGAGGTCGACGCTAATTCCCGCGCCGCGCTGCAACTTAGAAAACCGCTTTTCGAGGCCGGCTTTCTGATCGATAACGCCTATGCCCGGGCCGATATCCTGCTTCCTGTCGGGGAAGATGAATGGGACCTGATCGAAGTGAAAAGTTCGACCGACACCAAAGCGGAACACTATTATGACGTCGGTTTTCAGAAATATGTTTACCAATCGGCCGGGCTCAAGATTGGACGCTGTTATTTGATGCATATTAACCGGGGATACGTGAAGAATGGCGATCTCGACGTTAAAGCGCTCTTTGCCAAAAAAGATATCAGCGAAAAAGTTGACGAGATCCTGCCGGAAGTCCCGGAAAATGTCGCGGCGATGATCGACATCCTTGATAAAGAGAGCCCGAACATCTCTCCCGGGCGGCAATGCGAGGAATTGCGCGACTGCCCGCTGGAAAGCGATTGCTGGTCGTTTTTACCGGTTCAAGACGATGTTTTTACTCTTCACCGAGGGGTTAAAAGCGCTTTTGATCTGGTTGAACAGGGGGTTTTCGACCTCAAGAACGTTCCCGCCGATTTTAATCTGACCGATAAACAGGCGATCCAGATCGCGGCGATCAAGAATGGCCGGCCCCATATTGATCCCCCGGCGCTGGAGCGTTTTTTTGCCAAGCTCCAATACCCCTTATATTTTCTCGACTTTGAGACGATCGCGCCGGTCATTCCGATCTACGACCAGACGACCCCATACGATGAGGTCCCTTTTCAATTTTCCCTGCATGTGATCGATCGGGAGGGGGTGGCCCCAAGGCATTTGTCTTTCCTGGCGGACGGGGCGGTTGATCCCCGGCCGGAAGTTTTGCGACGGTTAAAGATCGATCTGGGAACAGCGGGGACGATCCTGGCCTATTACGCCCAGTACGAAATGAAGATCATTATGAACTGCTGCCAGGCTTATCCGGAGTTTCTCGACCATTTCAAGGCAGTGGAGAAACGATTTGTAGACTTGCTGGAGGTCTTCCAGGACTTTGCTTTTTATCATCCGGGGCAGGAGGGGAAACTTTCGCTCAAAAAAGTCCTGCCGATCTTGGCCGGCAAGAGCTATCAGGGATTGCGGATCGAGGATGGCCGGACCGCCAGCCTCGAGTATTACAGGGTAACTTTTAACCCGAAGGTTGAGCCCGCCGACCGAGCGGAAATTCGCCGGGCGTTGGAGGTTTATTGCGAGCTGGATACCCAGGCGATGATCGATATTTTGCTTGCCCTAAAAAAAGCCGCTGAAACGGCAAAATTAAGCGAAAAATAA